Proteins encoded in a region of the Pigmentiphaga litoralis genome:
- the rlmB gene encoding 23S rRNA (guanosine(2251)-2'-O)-methyltransferase RlmB: MAASQILIGFHAVSARLRFAPESIKELYVEAMRRDRRMLALIEQAQAAGKSARAVGMERLEGLAKGQRHQGVVALADSLELAMDIDEVLDDATEPAFVLVLDGVTDPHNLGACLRTADGAGVQAVIAPRDRAVGINATVQRVACGAADTVPYLTVTNLARTLRALKERGVWVVGTDDEAEKSIHDIDASQPIAWVLGAEGEGMRRLTRETCDELVNIPMAGSIESLNVSVASAVCMYETVRQRAAKKAAK, from the coding sequence ATGGCAGCCAGCCAGATACTGATCGGGTTCCATGCGGTGTCGGCGCGTTTGCGCTTTGCCCCGGAATCGATCAAGGAACTTTACGTCGAAGCCATGCGCCGGGATCGCCGCATGCTCGCCCTTATTGAACAGGCGCAGGCCGCCGGCAAGTCGGCGCGCGCGGTCGGCATGGAACGGCTTGAAGGCCTCGCCAAGGGCCAGCGTCACCAGGGCGTTGTGGCCCTGGCCGACTCGCTGGAATTGGCGATGGACATCGACGAAGTGCTCGATGACGCGACCGAACCCGCCTTTGTGCTGGTGCTGGACGGCGTGACCGATCCGCACAACCTGGGCGCCTGCCTGCGGACCGCCGACGGCGCCGGCGTGCAGGCCGTGATCGCGCCGCGCGATCGCGCCGTGGGCATCAACGCCACCGTGCAACGCGTGGCGTGCGGCGCTGCCGACACGGTGCCTTACCTGACCGTCACGAACCTGGCCCGCACGTTGCGTGCGCTGAAGGAACGTGGCGTGTGGGTCGTGGGTACGGACGACGAAGCAGAAAAGTCGATTCATGATATCGACGCGTCGCAGCCCATTGCCTGGGTGCTTGGCGCCGAAGGCGAGGGCATGCGCCGCCTGACGCGTGAAACGTGCGACGAACTCGTGAACATCCCGATGGCGGGGTCGATCGAAAGCTTGAACGTCAGCGTGGCGTCGGCGGTCTGCATGTATGAAACCGTGCGTCAACGCGCGGCCAAGAAGGCAGCGAAGTAG
- the lexA gene encoding transcriptional repressor LexA produces MPKLTARQQEILDLIRQAIRLTGFPPTRAEIAKQLGFRSPNAAEEHLKALARKGVIELAAGTSRGIRLVNEPVAEPLALPAALAQLMLPLVGRVAAGSPILAAEHIDKSIGVDEALFSMRPDYLLKVRGLSMRDAGILEGDLLAVKKTTEARDGQIIVARLGDEVTVKRLKHTSAGLQLLPENPDFQPIEVSRDRDDFAVEGIAVGLIRAGILH; encoded by the coding sequence ATGCCCAAGCTTACTGCCCGTCAGCAAGAAATTCTCGACCTGATCCGTCAGGCCATCCGCCTTACCGGTTTCCCGCCCACCCGTGCCGAAATCGCCAAGCAGCTGGGCTTTCGTTCGCCCAACGCCGCCGAAGAACACCTGAAAGCCCTGGCACGCAAGGGCGTGATCGAACTCGCGGCGGGTACGTCGCGCGGCATCCGGCTGGTCAACGAACCCGTCGCGGAACCGCTTGCCTTGCCCGCGGCGCTTGCCCAACTGATGTTGCCCCTGGTCGGACGTGTCGCGGCAGGTAGCCCGATTCTTGCCGCCGAACATATCGACAAGAGCATAGGCGTCGACGAAGCCCTCTTTTCGATGCGTCCGGATTACCTCCTGAAAGTGCGCGGGCTCAGCATGCGTGACGCCGGCATCCTGGAAGGCGATCTGCTCGCCGTCAAGAAAACGACCGAGGCCCGCGACGGCCAGATCATCGTGGCCCGCCTGGGCGACGAGGTGACCGTCAAACGCCTCAAACACACCTCCGCGGGCCTGCAACTGCTGCCTGAAAACCCCGACTTCCAGCCTATCGAAGTCAGCCGGGACCGCGACGATTTTGCTGTGGAAGGCATTGCCGTCGGTCTCATCCGCGCCGGCATCCTCCACTAA
- a CDS encoding threonine aldolase family protein: MHFGSDNMAGASAPVLEAVMAANEGAVSSYGNDPWCDAARAQLAGIFDHDVKVFFASTGTVANSLALAALVPPWGAVLCHRQAHVLMDESSAPEFFTGGARLVTLPGDAPKVTAASLRRGLRVAPHAPHNVVPRALTLTQANENGLVYTPDELAEIGATARQLGLKIHMDGARFANALASLNCAPADITWKAGVDVLCLGASKNGALMAEAIVFFDEAAAVDFDYRLKRAGQMAAKGRFFGAQFAGWLTDDHWLTLARHANAMATQLSDGLAAVPGVELVWPTQANEVFTIVPALMAERLRAEGAVFYDWTPDALPDGRDIAEDQAYVRWVCSFNTRQEEVDELLARARAS; encoded by the coding sequence ATGCATTTCGGCAGCGACAACATGGCGGGGGCGTCGGCTCCGGTGCTGGAGGCCGTGATGGCCGCGAACGAAGGCGCCGTGTCGTCGTACGGGAACGATCCGTGGTGCGACGCGGCCCGTGCGCAGCTTGCCGGCATCTTTGACCATGACGTGAAAGTGTTCTTTGCGAGCACTGGCACGGTGGCCAATTCCCTGGCCCTGGCTGCCCTGGTGCCGCCCTGGGGCGCGGTGCTTTGCCACCGGCAGGCCCATGTCCTCATGGACGAATCCAGTGCCCCCGAATTCTTTACCGGCGGTGCGCGCCTGGTGACCTTGCCGGGCGATGCCCCCAAGGTCACGGCGGCGTCCTTGCGCCGCGGCCTGCGCGTTGCGCCGCATGCGCCGCACAACGTCGTGCCCCGCGCACTGACGCTGACGCAGGCCAATGAAAACGGCCTGGTCTATACCCCCGACGAACTGGCCGAGATCGGCGCCACCGCGCGCCAACTGGGCCTGAAGATCCACATGGACGGCGCGCGGTTTGCCAACGCGCTGGCCTCCTTGAACTGCGCGCCTGCCGACATCACGTGGAAGGCAGGGGTGGACGTGTTGTGTCTGGGCGCGTCCAAGAACGGCGCGCTGATGGCCGAGGCCATCGTGTTCTTTGACGAGGCGGCAGCCGTCGATTTCGACTACCGGCTGAAACGCGCGGGCCAGATGGCAGCCAAGGGTCGTTTCTTTGGCGCGCAATTTGCGGGTTGGTTGACCGACGACCATTGGCTGACCTTGGCGCGCCATGCCAACGCCATGGCAACACAGTTGTCCGACGGCCTGGCTGCCGTGCCGGGTGTCGAGTTGGTCTGGCCGACGCAAGCCAATGAGGTGTTCACGATCGTTCCGGCGCTGATGGCGGAACGGCTGCGGGCCGAGGGTGCGGTGTTCTATGACTGGACGCCAGATGCGCTGCCTGACGGCCGGGACATTGCTGAAGACCAGGCCTATGTCAGGTGGGTGTGTTCGTTCAACACGCGCCAGGAAGAGGTCGACGAACTGCTGGCGCGCGCACGCGCGAGTTAG
- the priB gene encoding primosomal replication protein N gives MNRVQLTAEVVECKPLRYTPAGIPVLELMLAHESEVMEGGRARRVDMTVSALAIGDLARSLERTALGKRMQIQGFLAATRKGSSRLRLHIQQAVTVAHSATDPAAATPVSGNETD, from the coding sequence TTGAACCGGGTTCAACTGACGGCGGAAGTCGTCGAGTGCAAGCCTCTCAGGTACACCCCCGCCGGGATTCCGGTGCTGGAACTGATGCTTGCGCATGAATCCGAAGTCATGGAGGGCGGCAGAGCACGCCGCGTCGACATGACCGTCAGCGCACTGGCCATTGGCGATCTGGCCCGCTCGCTCGAACGCACGGCGCTCGGCAAGCGGATGCAGATCCAGGGATTTCTGGCAGCGACCCGGAAAGGGTCAAGCAGACTGAGGTTGCACATTCAGCAGGCGGTCACGGTGGCGCACAGCGCGACTGACCCGGCTGCCGCAACGCCGGTCTCTGGTAATGAAACGGATTGA
- a CDS encoding phosphoribosyltransferase yields the protein MSEDNDKHLWVSWDKYHHLIEQLALTVHQSGWKFDQIVCLARGGVRVGDVLSRIFDVPLGILATSSYREAAGTEQGALDIAQFITITRGSLGGNVLLVDDMVDTGNTFDKVHQHLLSQFSAITEMRTAVLWFKGHSKVVPDYYVDKLPTNPWIHQPFEDYDTLRPFQLEAWIRKGEAG from the coding sequence ATGTCAGAAGATAATGACAAGCACCTGTGGGTCAGCTGGGACAAGTATCACCACCTGATCGAGCAATTGGCCCTGACGGTGCATCAGTCGGGTTGGAAATTCGACCAGATCGTGTGTCTGGCGCGCGGCGGTGTGCGCGTTGGCGACGTGCTGTCGCGGATTTTCGACGTTCCCCTGGGCATTCTCGCAACCAGCAGCTATCGCGAGGCCGCAGGTACGGAGCAGGGCGCATTGGACATCGCCCAGTTCATCACGATCACGCGTGGCTCGCTGGGCGGCAACGTCCTGCTGGTCGACGACATGGTCGACACGGGCAACACGTTCGACAAGGTCCATCAGCATCTGCTGTCGCAGTTCTCGGCCATTACCGAGATGCGCACGGCCGTGCTGTGGTTCAAAGGGCACTCCAAAGTCGTGCCCGACTACTACGTCGACAAGTTGCCTACCAATCCCTGGATCCACCAGCCGTTCGAGGACTACGACACGCTCCGTCCTTTCCAGCTGGAAGCCTGGATCCGCAAGGGCGAGGCCGGTTGA
- a CDS encoding FdhF/YdeP family oxidoreductase, whose translation MKTQKIEFYRHPAGGWGALKSVATQLLGHGIAAKGAKTMLSANQPDGFDCPGCAWPDRDHASTFEFCENGVKAVAAEATSRRATADFFRKHPVASLLQESDFFLEDQGRLTEPLAYDAATDTYVPISWDDAFATIGRHLRALPDPDQAIFYTSGRTSNEAAFLYQLFVREFGTNNFPDCSNMCHEPSGTGLRSSIGVGKGTVTLDDFERADAIFIFGQNPGTNHPRMLGELRDAAKRGARIVSFNPLRERGLERFANPQSPMAMLGLGSNFISTDYHQLRIGGDLAAIKGIIKHVIEADDAAVASGQPRVLDTAFIAEHTNGFDAFVADVRAESWETIEAEAGLPEAQLRATGDTYIAAKAVIACWGMGITQHKHSVATIQMITNLLLLRGHIGRPGAGACPVRGHSNVQGDRTMGIYEQPSQAFLDRLDAVFGIQTPRAAGFDTIAAIEAMRDGKASVFIGMGGNFASATPDTAVTEAALRQCALTVHVSTKLNRSHLVHGKDALILPCLGRTEIDMQAGGAQGVTVEDSMSMVHLSSGINPPASDHLLSEPAIVARMAKATLPDSRIDWLGLIEDYDRIRVLIEQVFDDFAGFNDKLRHPGGFRLRNTASERVWNTPTGKANFFAQPIPRDLPIHQARQQTDALVFNLATVRSHDQYNTTIYGMNDRYRGVYGHRRVVFIHADDIRALGMKAGDWVDLTSIDTDGKTRRVDRFLLVEYAIPRGCIASYYPETNGLVPLSSFADQARTPTSKSIPVMLTPHHAHARSDSTSTTDADTLA comes from the coding sequence ATGAAAACCCAGAAGATCGAGTTTTATCGCCACCCGGCCGGCGGCTGGGGCGCACTCAAAAGCGTCGCTACCCAATTGTTGGGCCATGGCATTGCGGCCAAGGGCGCGAAGACCATGCTGTCGGCCAATCAGCCCGACGGCTTCGATTGCCCAGGGTGCGCCTGGCCGGACCGCGATCACGCGTCGACCTTCGAGTTCTGTGAAAACGGGGTCAAGGCAGTGGCCGCCGAAGCCACATCGCGCCGCGCAACGGCCGACTTCTTCAGGAAGCATCCCGTCGCGTCGCTGCTGCAGGAAAGCGACTTCTTCCTGGAAGACCAGGGCCGCCTGACCGAGCCGCTGGCCTACGACGCCGCCACGGACACCTACGTGCCGATCAGCTGGGACGATGCCTTTGCCACAATCGGCCGGCACCTGCGTGCCCTGCCCGATCCGGATCAGGCCATCTTCTACACGTCGGGCCGGACCAGCAACGAGGCTGCATTTCTGTATCAGCTGTTCGTGCGCGAATTTGGCACCAACAACTTTCCCGATTGTTCGAACATGTGCCACGAGCCAAGCGGGACCGGCCTGCGGTCCAGCATTGGCGTCGGCAAAGGCACCGTCACGCTAGACGACTTCGAGCGCGCCGACGCCATCTTCATCTTTGGCCAGAACCCGGGCACCAACCATCCGCGCATGCTGGGCGAACTGCGCGACGCCGCCAAACGCGGCGCGCGCATCGTGTCGTTCAATCCCCTGCGTGAACGCGGGCTTGAACGGTTCGCCAACCCGCAAAGCCCGATGGCCATGCTGGGACTCGGCTCCAACTTCATCAGCACCGACTACCACCAGTTGCGGATCGGCGGCGACCTGGCCGCGATCAAAGGCATCATCAAGCATGTGATCGAGGCCGATGACGCGGCTGTGGCTTCCGGTCAACCGCGCGTGCTCGATACCGCGTTCATCGCCGAACATACCAACGGGTTCGACGCGTTCGTGGCCGACGTTCGTGCGGAAAGCTGGGAAACGATCGAAGCGGAAGCGGGCCTGCCCGAGGCCCAGCTGCGCGCCACGGGCGACACCTACATCGCCGCCAAGGCCGTGATCGCGTGCTGGGGCATGGGCATCACGCAGCACAAGCACTCGGTGGCCACGATCCAGATGATCACCAACCTGTTGCTGCTGCGCGGGCACATTGGCCGGCCAGGTGCCGGCGCCTGCCCGGTGCGCGGGCATAGCAACGTGCAGGGTGACCGCACCATGGGCATCTATGAACAGCCCTCGCAGGCATTCCTGGATCGCCTCGACGCCGTGTTTGGCATCCAGACCCCGCGTGCGGCCGGCTTCGACACGATCGCGGCGATCGAAGCCATGCGCGACGGCAAGGCCAGCGTGTTTATCGGCATGGGGGGCAACTTTGCCAGCGCCACGCCCGATACCGCCGTCACCGAAGCCGCGCTGCGCCAATGCGCGCTGACCGTGCACGTGTCGACCAAGCTGAACCGCAGCCACCTGGTGCACGGCAAGGACGCGTTGATCCTGCCTTGCCTGGGACGTACCGAAATCGATATGCAGGCGGGCGGCGCACAGGGCGTCACGGTCGAAGATTCCATGAGCATGGTGCACCTGTCGTCGGGCATCAATCCGCCGGCGTCCGACCACCTGCTGTCCGAACCCGCGATCGTTGCGCGCATGGCCAAGGCCACGCTGCCCGATAGCCGGATCGACTGGCTCGGCCTGATCGAAGACTACGACCGCATCCGCGTGTTGATCGAACAGGTGTTCGATGATTTTGCCGGCTTCAACGACAAGCTGCGTCACCCGGGCGGTTTCCGGCTGCGCAACACCGCGTCCGAACGGGTGTGGAACACCCCCACCGGCAAGGCCAATTTCTTTGCGCAACCGATCCCGCGCGACCTGCCGATCCATCAGGCGCGCCAGCAGACAGACGCCCTGGTGTTCAACCTGGCCACCGTCCGCTCGCACGACCAGTACAACACCACCATCTATGGCATGAACGACCGCTATCGCGGCGTCTATGGTCATCGCCGCGTGGTGTTCATCCATGCCGACGACATTCGCGCGCTGGGCATGAAGGCGGGCGACTGGGTCGACCTGACCAGCATCGATACCGATGGCAAGACGCGTCGCGTGGACCGTTTTCTCCTCGTGGAATACGCCATTCCGCGAGGCTGTATCGCAAGCTACTATCCCGAGACGAACGGCCTGGTGCCCCTGTCGAGCTTTGCCGACCAGGCGCGCACTCCAACTTCGAAATCCATCCCGGTCATGCTGACGCCGCATCATGCCCACGCCCGGAGCGACTCGACGTCGACCACCGATGCAGACACCCTCGCCTGA
- the rpsF gene encoding 30S ribosomal protein S6: MRHYEVVFIVHPDQSEQVPAMVERYKTLITGQEGVIHRLEDWGRRQLAYPIQKLVKAHYVCMNIECNQATLDELEHAFRYNDAVLRHLVVKLKKAETAPSPMMKIVEREEARKVSSEPAQAEA, from the coding sequence ATGCGTCACTACGAAGTGGTATTTATTGTTCACCCGGACCAGAGCGAACAGGTTCCGGCCATGGTCGAGCGTTACAAGACGCTGATTACCGGCCAAGAAGGCGTCATTCACCGCCTGGAAGATTGGGGCCGCCGCCAACTGGCATACCCGATCCAGAAGCTCGTGAAGGCGCACTACGTGTGCATGAACATCGAGTGCAATCAAGCTACGCTCGACGAACTTGAACACGCTTTCCGCTACAACGACGCCGTGCTGCGTCACCTGGTCGTGAAGCTGAAGAAAGCTGAAACCGCTCCGTCGCCGATGATGAAGATCGTCGAGCGCGAAGAGGCTCGCAAGGTTTCTTCCGAACCCGCCCAAGCCGAGGCTTGA
- the rpsR gene encoding 30S ribosomal protein S18, whose protein sequence is MAAFGKRKEKKKFGQQNPLFKRRKFCRFSAAGVDQIDYKDVDVLRDFIQENGKIIPARLTGTKAHYQRQLDTAIKRARFLALLAYTDNHNS, encoded by the coding sequence ATGGCCGCATTTGGCAAACGGAAAGAAAAGAAGAAGTTTGGTCAACAAAACCCGCTGTTCAAGCGTCGCAAGTTCTGCCGCTTCTCGGCAGCGGGTGTTGACCAGATCGATTACAAAGATGTCGACGTGCTGCGCGACTTCATCCAGGAAAACGGCAAGATCATTCCTGCTCGTTTGACGGGTACGAAGGCGCACTACCAGCGTCAGCTGGATACGGCCATCAAGCGTGCGCGTTTCCTTGCGCTGCTGGCCTACACCGACAACCACAACAGCTGA
- the rnr gene encoding ribonuclease R, giving the protein MTNRSHNNSPNAPQDYDPEVPTREKILATLREADGPLSPDDLAATLGVDPQSIGFQRRLGAMERDGQLMPNRKGVLLLADKLDFIAGRVQGHRDGFGFLIRDDGKSDIFLTPKEMLKVLHGDRVLVKLSGNDYRGKPDGIIVEVIERRTNRLVGRFLNERGLYIVVPEDQRIKHDVLIHESDIGDAQHGQVVMVEIVEQPTRHSQPMGRVVEILGEIDDPGMEIEIAVRKFNVPHEFSEAALAQAAKLPNEVRRGDLAGRIDLRDVPLITIDGEDARDFDDAVYCEPVELGTGTRKRPGWRLIVAIADVANYVVPGNALDVDALERSTSVYFPRRVIPMLPEKLSNGLCSLNEHVDRLVLVCDMVIPATGSKAGTVQAYQFYNAVMHSHSRTTYNEVWSALQMPHGPAARKHEHVLPQIGNLYQLFLVFQEARKARGAIDFDTVETKIVCNEVGRIESIVPYVRNDAHKVIEECMLAANTCAADFMDRSKHPGLFRIHEGPTPEKLASLRQFLKTLGLSLGGGEKPTAADYSALLASTKGRPDAPLLQTMCLRSMQQAMYSPDNAGHFGLSYPAYAHFTSPIRRYPDLLTHRVIKALLQAKRYVPQALDGAAPVVAESIKEHEHALWEKLGLFCSSNERRADDASRDVEAWLKCWFVREKVGDVFSGTVTGVATFGVFVTLDDLHVEGLVHVSELGAEYFQFNDSLHELRGERTGMRYRLTDKVQVQVARVDLEARRIEFKLVKGVSYEGIRKALARDDKPADEDTRPARKAAAPKPAGLKGQTLKAARRPSDDGSSAKPGKRASGNKRTARKRH; this is encoded by the coding sequence TTGACAAACCGATCGCATAACAATTCGCCCAACGCACCTCAGGACTACGATCCGGAAGTGCCGACACGCGAAAAGATCCTGGCCACGCTGCGCGAAGCAGACGGTCCGCTGTCGCCGGATGACCTGGCGGCTACCCTGGGTGTCGACCCGCAAAGCATCGGCTTTCAGCGCCGTCTGGGCGCCATGGAGCGCGACGGGCAACTGATGCCCAACCGCAAGGGCGTGCTGCTGCTGGCCGACAAACTCGACTTTATTGCTGGCCGCGTCCAGGGCCATCGGGACGGCTTCGGCTTCCTGATCCGCGACGACGGCAAGTCCGATATCTTCCTGACACCGAAGGAAATGCTGAAGGTCCTGCATGGGGACCGCGTCCTGGTGAAGCTGTCGGGCAACGACTATCGCGGCAAGCCGGACGGCATCATCGTCGAGGTGATCGAACGCCGCACCAATCGCCTGGTAGGGCGTTTCCTGAACGAGCGCGGCCTGTATATCGTCGTGCCCGAAGACCAGCGCATCAAGCATGACGTGCTGATCCACGAAAGCGACATCGGCGATGCGCAGCATGGCCAGGTGGTCATGGTCGAGATCGTCGAACAGCCGACGCGTCATAGCCAGCCCATGGGCCGCGTGGTGGAAATCCTTGGCGAGATCGATGATCCCGGCATGGAAATCGAGATTGCGGTGCGCAAGTTCAACGTGCCGCATGAATTTTCGGAAGCGGCGCTGGCCCAGGCCGCCAAGCTGCCGAACGAAGTGCGCCGCGGCGATCTGGCGGGCCGTATCGACCTGCGAGACGTGCCGCTGATCACGATCGACGGCGAAGACGCCCGCGACTTTGACGATGCCGTGTATTGCGAGCCCGTCGAGCTGGGTACCGGCACGCGCAAGCGTCCGGGCTGGCGCCTGATTGTGGCCATTGCCGACGTCGCCAACTACGTGGTGCCGGGCAATGCGCTGGACGTGGACGCGCTGGAGCGGTCGACCAGCGTGTACTTCCCGCGCCGCGTGATCCCGATGCTGCCCGAAAAGCTGTCGAACGGCCTGTGTTCCCTGAACGAACATGTGGACCGCTTGGTGCTGGTGTGCGACATGGTCATTCCGGCGACCGGGTCCAAGGCCGGCACGGTGCAGGCCTATCAGTTCTATAACGCCGTCATGCACTCGCATTCGCGCACCACGTACAACGAGGTCTGGAGCGCCTTGCAGATGCCGCACGGCCCGGCGGCGCGCAAGCACGAACATGTGCTGCCGCAGATCGGCAACCTGTACCAGTTGTTCCTGGTCTTCCAGGAGGCCCGCAAGGCCCGTGGCGCGATCGATTTCGACACGGTCGAAACGAAGATCGTCTGCAACGAAGTGGGCCGCATCGAAAGCATCGTTCCGTATGTGCGCAATGACGCGCACAAGGTGATCGAAGAGTGCATGCTGGCCGCCAACACCTGCGCGGCCGACTTCATGGACCGCAGCAAGCATCCTGGCCTGTTCCGGATCCATGAAGGCCCGACGCCCGAAAAGCTGGCGTCTCTGCGTCAGTTCCTGAAGACGCTGGGCCTGTCGCTGGGGGGCGGCGAAAAGCCGACCGCAGCCGATTATTCGGCGCTGCTGGCCAGCACCAAGGGCCGCCCCGACGCGCCCCTGCTGCAGACCATGTGCCTGCGGTCCATGCAGCAGGCCATGTACAGCCCCGACAACGCAGGCCACTTCGGCCTGTCGTATCCGGCCTATGCCCACTTCACGTCGCCGATCCGCCGCTATCCCGACTTGCTCACGCACCGCGTGATCAAGGCGCTGCTGCAGGCCAAGCGGTATGTGCCGCAGGCGCTGGACGGTGCCGCACCGGTGGTGGCCGAAAGCATCAAGGAACACGAACATGCCCTGTGGGAAAAGCTGGGTCTGTTCTGCTCGAGCAACGAGCGCCGAGCCGACGACGCCTCGCGCGATGTCGAAGCATGGCTGAAGTGCTGGTTCGTCCGCGAAAAGGTGGGCGACGTCTTCAGCGGCACCGTGACCGGTGTGGCCACCTTTGGCGTGTTCGTCACGCTGGACGACCTGCATGTGGAAGGTCTGGTGCACGTGTCGGAACTGGGCGCCGAGTACTTCCAGTTCAACGATTCGCTGCACGAACTGCGGGGAGAGCGGACCGGCATGCGCTATCGCCTGACCGACAAGGTGCAGGTGCAGGTGGCGCGTGTGGACCTGGAAGCGCGCCGCATCGAGTTCAAGCTTGTGAAGGGCGTGAGCTACGAAGGCATCCGCAAGGCGCTGGCCCGGGACGACAAGCCTGCCGACGAGGACACCCGTCCCGCGCGCAAGGCAGCGGCTCCGAAGCCGGCCGGCCTGAAAGGCCAGACGCTGAAAGCGGCGCGCCGCCCGTCGGATGACGGCAGTTCTGCCAAGCCCGGCAAGCGGGCATCGGGCAACAAGCGGACCGCGCGCAAGCGTCATTGA
- the fdhD gene encoding formate dehydrogenase accessory sulfurtransferase FdhD — protein sequence MASPPLSVDLQACAFAPGAGGRTDRADGQAAYGDLTTVPTSRAVAARRATPDADTAIDVVVAEETAIALVFNGISHAVMMATPADLEAFALGFALSEGILDGIDACRDIELQGSPLGIEVHLTIGSAEFARLKDRRRSLAGRTGCGLCGIDSLAALDLHSGPVTRPAWTRGLSLDTVMAAMSALPDHQPLNQVTGGVHAAAWALPDGTLYKVMEDVGRHNALDKLIGWLAQEADGGTVPEGFVAMSSRASYELVRKCARMGYPALTTISAPSALAIELATQADLALYSFCRPPKGMTRFVA from the coding sequence ATGGCGAGCCCTCCCCTTTCGGTGGACCTGCAAGCCTGTGCCTTTGCGCCGGGCGCCGGCGGCCGAACCGACCGTGCCGATGGCCAGGCCGCCTATGGTGACCTGACCACCGTGCCGACGTCCCGCGCCGTAGCGGCTCGACGCGCGACACCCGATGCCGATACGGCCATCGATGTCGTCGTTGCTGAAGAGACCGCGATTGCCTTGGTGTTCAACGGCATTTCGCATGCGGTGATGATGGCGACCCCGGCGGATCTGGAAGCGTTCGCGCTGGGCTTCGCGTTGTCGGAAGGCATTCTGGATGGCATCGATGCGTGCCGCGATATCGAACTGCAGGGCAGTCCGCTGGGCATCGAAGTCCACCTGACCATCGGGTCCGCCGAATTCGCCCGGCTGAAAGACCGCCGCCGCTCACTGGCCGGGCGCACCGGTTGCGGCCTGTGCGGCATCGACAGCCTGGCTGCGCTCGATCTGCATAGCGGGCCTGTCACGCGGCCAGCCTGGACGCGTGGCCTGTCCCTGGACACCGTCATGGCCGCGATGTCGGCCCTGCCCGACCACCAGCCGCTGAACCAGGTGACGGGCGGCGTGCATGCTGCCGCCTGGGCGCTGCCCGATGGCACGTTGTACAAGGTCATGGAAGATGTCGGTCGACATAACGCGCTCGACAAGCTGATCGGCTGGCTTGCGCAAGAAGCCGACGGGGGCACCGTGCCCGAAGGCTTCGTGGCCATGTCGAGCCGGGCAAGTTATGAACTGGTTCGCAAATGCGCGCGGATGGGCTACCCGGCATTGACGACGATTTCAGCGCCCAGCGCGCTGGCCATCGAACTGGCCACGCAGGCCGACCTGGCGCTGTACTCGTTCTGCCGACCCCCGAAGGGCATGACACGCTTCGTGGCCTGA